The Pantoea phytobeneficialis genome has a segment encoding these proteins:
- the guaA gene encoding glutamine-hydrolyzing GMP synthase: MTTENIHKHRILILDFGSQYTQLVARRVRELGVYCELWAWDVTEEQIRQFNPNGIILSGGPESTTELNSPRAPEYVFNAGVPVLGVCYGMQTMAMQLGGKVEGSTEREFGYAQVEVTTPSALIRDIEDAISDAGKPLLDVWMSHGDKVTAIPADFVTVASTETCPFAIMANEEKRFYGVQFHPEVTHTRQGLRMLERFVRDICGCEALWTPAKIIEDAVERIREQVGEDKVILGLSGGVDSSVTAMLLHRAIGDRLTCVFVDNGLLRLNEADQVLEMFGDHFGLNIVHVAAETRFLEALAGENDPEAKRKIIGRVFVEVFDEEAGKLTDVKWLAQGTIYPDVIESAASATGKAHVIKSHHNVGGLPKEMKLGLVEPLKELFKDEVRKIGLELGLPYAMLYRHPFPGPGLGVRVLGEVKKEYCDLLRRADAIFIEELHKADLYNKVSQAFTVFLPVRSVGVMGDGRKYDWVVSLRAVETIDFMTAHWAHLPYDFLGRVSNRIINEVNGISRVVYDISGKPPATIEWE, translated from the coding sequence ATGACGACTGAAAATATTCATAAACATCGCATTTTGATCCTCGATTTTGGTTCTCAGTATACGCAACTGGTCGCGCGCCGCGTGCGTGAGCTGGGCGTCTACTGCGAACTCTGGGCGTGGGATGTCACCGAAGAGCAAATTCGTCAGTTCAACCCGAACGGCATCATTCTTTCTGGCGGCCCGGAAAGTACCACCGAACTGAACAGCCCGCGTGCACCGGAATACGTTTTCAACGCTGGCGTGCCGGTGCTGGGCGTGTGCTATGGCATGCAGACCATGGCGATGCAGCTGGGTGGTAAAGTTGAAGGCTCCACCGAACGTGAGTTTGGTTATGCGCAGGTTGAAGTGACAACCCCGAGCGCGCTGATTCGTGACATCGAAGATGCCATCAGCGACGCAGGCAAACCGCTGCTGGACGTATGGATGAGCCACGGTGACAAAGTGACTGCCATCCCGGCTGACTTCGTTACCGTCGCCAGCACCGAAACCTGTCCGTTTGCCATCATGGCCAACGAAGAGAAGCGTTTTTACGGCGTGCAGTTCCACCCGGAAGTGACTCACACCCGTCAGGGTCTGCGTATGCTGGAGCGCTTTGTGCGCGATATCTGCGGCTGTGAAGCGCTGTGGACCCCGGCAAAAATCATCGAAGATGCGGTTGAGCGTATTCGCGAGCAGGTTGGCGAAGACAAAGTCATCCTTGGCCTGTCTGGCGGCGTGGATTCTTCCGTCACTGCGATGCTGCTGCACCGCGCGATTGGTGACCGTCTGACCTGTGTATTCGTCGACAACGGCCTGCTGCGTTTGAACGAAGCTGACCAGGTGCTGGAGATGTTTGGCGACCACTTCGGGCTGAACATTGTCCACGTAGCGGCGGAAACGCGTTTCCTTGAAGCGCTGGCGGGTGAAAACGATCCGGAAGCCAAACGCAAAATCATCGGTCGCGTATTCGTTGAAGTCTTCGACGAAGAAGCGGGCAAACTGACTGACGTAAAATGGCTGGCGCAGGGCACCATCTATCCGGATGTGATTGAGTCTGCGGCTTCTGCCACTGGCAAAGCGCATGTCATCAAATCGCACCACAACGTCGGTGGCCTGCCGAAAGAGATGAAGTTAGGTCTGGTCGAGCCGCTGAAAGAGTTGTTCAAAGACGAAGTGCGCAAAATCGGTCTGGAGCTGGGCCTGCCATACGCCATGCTGTACCGTCACCCGTTCCCGGGTCCAGGCCTTGGCGTGCGCGTGCTGGGCGAAGTGAAGAAAGAGTATTGCGATCTGCTGCGTCGTGCCGATGCCATCTTCATTGAAGAACTGCATAAAGCTGACCTGTATAACAAAGTCAGCCAGGCGTTCACCGTGTTCCTGCCGGTCCGTTCCGTGGGTGTGATGGGCGATGGTCGTAAATACGATTGGGTAGTGTCACTGCGCGCAGTCGAAACCATCGACTTTATGACCGCACATTGGGCGCACCTGCCGTATGACTTCCTTGGCCGTGTCTCCAACCGCATCATCAACGAAGTGAACGGTATTTCACGCGTGGTTTATGATATTTCGGGTAAACCACCGGCAACCATTGAGTGGGAATAA
- a CDS encoding oxidoreductase, with amino-acid sequence MKNENPTVALIGPGAIGTTIAAALHEVGRTPMIFGRTAHAQLELRHDEGKIIVPGPVHTIPAEVAAPFDLVFVAVKTTQIAATAPWLAALCDEQTVVCALQNGVEQPAQLAPFVAGATVLPSVVWFPAQREPDASVWLRAKPRLTLPATPQTHLVVAALRDTRCQVDISDDFKSIAWRKLLQNAVAGLMVLANRRAGMFSRPDITELALAYLRECLTVARAEGANLSDAVPQEIVDGFHRAPVDLGTSILADRQADRPLEWDIRNGVVQRYGRVHSIATPISDVVVPLLAAGSDGPG; translated from the coding sequence ATGAAAAACGAAAATCCCACTGTTGCGCTGATTGGCCCCGGCGCTATTGGCACCACCATTGCGGCTGCACTGCATGAAGTAGGTCGCACGCCGATGATTTTTGGCCGCACGGCACATGCGCAGCTGGAACTGCGTCACGACGAGGGAAAAATTATCGTGCCCGGACCTGTACACACAATCCCCGCTGAAGTAGCAGCCCCCTTCGATCTGGTTTTCGTTGCAGTAAAAACCACCCAAATTGCAGCCACCGCCCCGTGGCTGGCCGCGCTGTGCGATGAACAGACGGTCGTCTGCGCGCTGCAAAACGGTGTTGAACAGCCAGCACAGTTGGCCCCCTTCGTCGCAGGTGCCACGGTTCTGCCCTCAGTGGTGTGGTTCCCTGCGCAACGTGAACCTGACGCCTCGGTGTGGCTGCGCGCCAAACCACGCCTGACCCTGCCAGCTACCCCGCAGACCCACCTGGTGGTAGCTGCGTTACGCGATACCCGCTGTCAGGTCGATATCTCAGACGATTTTAAATCGATTGCCTGGCGTAAGTTATTGCAGAACGCGGTCGCCGGGTTGATGGTGCTGGCAAATCGTCGTGCCGGAATGTTTTCGCGTCCTGATATCACTGAACTGGCGCTGGCGTATCTGCGCGAATGTCTGACGGTAGCACGCGCAGAAGGCGCGAATCTGAGTGATGCGGTGCCACAGGAAATTGTCGATGGCTTCCATCGTGCACCGGTGGATTTAGGCACCTCGATTCTGGCGGATCGCCAGGCCGATCGCCCGCTGGAATGGGACATCCGCAACGGCGTCGTACAGCGCTATGGCCGTGTCCACAGTATCGCTACCCCGATTAGCGATGTGGTGGTGCCGCTGCTGGCGGCGGGCAGTGACGGACCGGGTTGA